Proteins encoded together in one Otariodibacter oris window:
- a CDS encoding ABC transporter substrate-binding protein: protein MQTKFIRSLLASAITLGISASALAASVPAGTELADVQEIVLNNGAEPQSLDPQKTEGVPESEIQYQLLEGLVTKDASGKVIPGVAVSWESTPDFKQWTFKLRPEAKWSNGDPVTADDFVFAWQRLANPETASPYASYLDYLQVMNAEDVISGKKKPEELGVKAVDDHTFQVTLSNPVPYLVGMTSHQSVLPVPKKVVEKYGDDWVKDGNIVGNGAYKLVDHVINEKIVFERNPLYWNDKETVINKATFLAIPSLNTDVQRYRSGEIDITNYGLPPELFTKLKEEIPDEVSIARTLATYIYEINNKKPPFDNVKVREALNLALDRDIITEKVLAQGQTPTYVFTPTYISEGDQIQQPEYSTLPMKERNEQAIKLLEEVGYSKSNPLKFSILYNTNENHKKIAIAAASIWKANTQGLVDVTLENQEWKTYLDTRHQGNYDLARAGWNADYDQATTFGNYFLSNSSNNTAFYQSAEYDAAMDESYKAADAAERAAAYAKAEAVLAKDFAIVPVYNYVNVRLVKPYVKGYEGKDPQDHIFLRNLYITKH from the coding sequence ATGCAAACCAAATTCATTCGTTCATTACTTGCTTCGGCAATTACGCTAGGCATTTCAGCCTCTGCTTTAGCAGCCTCTGTCCCTGCTGGTACAGAGTTAGCTGATGTACAAGAGATTGTACTTAACAATGGTGCCGAGCCACAAAGTTTAGATCCACAAAAAACAGAAGGTGTACCAGAGTCTGAAATCCAATATCAATTATTAGAAGGTTTAGTGACAAAAGATGCTAGTGGTAAGGTTATTCCGGGTGTAGCTGTTTCTTGGGAAAGTACACCTGATTTTAAACAATGGACATTTAAATTACGTCCTGAAGCAAAATGGTCAAATGGTGATCCTGTAACAGCAGACGATTTTGTTTTTGCGTGGCAACGTTTAGCTAATCCAGAAACTGCTTCACCTTATGCAAGTTATTTAGATTATCTACAAGTTATGAATGCGGAAGATGTAATTAGTGGGAAGAAAAAACCGGAAGAGTTAGGTGTTAAAGCTGTAGATGATCATACTTTCCAAGTCACTTTATCTAATCCTGTTCCTTATTTAGTTGGTATGACAAGCCACCAGTCAGTGTTACCAGTGCCTAAAAAAGTGGTTGAGAAGTACGGTGATGATTGGGTAAAAGATGGTAATATAGTGGGAAATGGCGCTTATAAATTAGTGGATCATGTGATCAATGAGAAGATTGTTTTTGAACGTAATCCTTTATATTGGAACGACAAAGAAACCGTCATTAACAAAGCAACATTCCTGGCGATTCCAAGTTTGAATACTGATGTACAACGTTATCGTTCTGGTGAAATTGACATCACTAACTATGGTCTTCCACCAGAATTATTCACTAAATTGAAAGAAGAAATTCCTGATGAAGTTTCTATTGCGAGAACATTAGCAACTTACATCTATGAAATTAATAATAAGAAACCACCATTTGATAATGTGAAAGTGCGTGAAGCATTAAATTTAGCGTTAGATCGTGACATTATTACAGAAAAAGTGCTGGCTCAAGGTCAAACGCCAACTTATGTGTTTACTCCGACGTATATTTCAGAAGGTGATCAAATTCAGCAACCTGAATACTCAACATTACCGATGAAAGAGCGTAATGAGCAAGCAATCAAATTATTAGAAGAAGTGGGTTATAGTAAATCTAATCCACTTAAATTCTCAATTTTGTATAATACTAACGAAAATCATAAAAAAATAGCGATTGCAGCGGCTTCTATATGGAAAGCAAATACGCAAGGTTTAGTTGATGTGACACTTGAAAATCAAGAGTGGAAAACGTACCTAGATACACGTCACCAAGGAAACTATGATTTAGCTCGTGCTGGTTGGAATGCAGATTATGATCAAGCAACAACCTTTGGTAATTACTTCTTATCTAATTCAAGTAATAATACGGCATTCTATCAAAGTGCTGAGTATGATGCTGCAATGGATGAGTCTTACAAAGCAGCAGATGCAGCAGAGCGTGCAGCTGCTTATGCCAAAGCTGAAGCAGTATTAGCAAAAGATTTTGCTATTGTACCTGTTTATAATTATGTGAATGTTCGCTTAGTGAAACCTTATGTTAAAGGGTATGAGGGAAAAGATCCTCAAGATCATATTTTCTTAAGAAACTTATATATTACTAAACACTAA
- the ruvB gene encoding Holliday junction branch migration DNA helicase RuvB, translating into MIEADRIISAIPKRDDEVIDRAIRPKMLHDYVGQASVREQMDIFIQAAKLRQDALDHLLIFGPPGLGKTTLANIVANEMGVNIRTTSGPVLEKAGDLAAMLTNLEPYDVLFIDEIHRLSPAIEEVLYPAMEDYQLDIMIGEGPAARSIKLDLPPFTLVGATTRAGSLTSPLRDRFGIVQRLEFYSIEDLTTIVSRSANCLNLNLSPEASYEIARRSRGTPRIANRLLRRVRDFADVRNGGAITLDIATQAMAMLDVDPEGFDFMDRKLLSAVIERFDGGPVGLDNLAAAIGEERDTIEDVLEPYLIQQGFLQRTPRGRVATSRTYNHFGLSKVK; encoded by the coding sequence ATGATAGAAGCAGATCGCATTATTAGTGCCATTCCTAAACGTGATGATGAAGTGATTGACCGAGCAATCCGTCCGAAAATGTTACATGATTACGTCGGACAAGCTTCGGTTCGTGAGCAAATGGATATTTTTATTCAGGCAGCAAAACTTCGCCAAGATGCGTTAGATCATTTATTGATTTTTGGTCCACCCGGATTAGGTAAAACAACATTAGCCAATATTGTTGCTAACGAAATGGGTGTAAATATTCGTACAACCTCGGGACCCGTATTGGAAAAAGCGGGCGATTTGGCGGCAATGCTGACTAATTTAGAGCCTTATGATGTGCTATTTATTGATGAAATTCATCGTTTATCGCCTGCGATTGAAGAAGTATTGTATCCCGCAATGGAAGATTACCAATTAGATATTATGATTGGCGAAGGACCAGCCGCTCGTTCTATCAAGCTTGATTTACCGCCATTTACGTTAGTGGGTGCGACCACTCGTGCAGGTTCTTTAACTTCGCCTTTGAGAGATCGTTTTGGTATCGTACAACGTTTAGAGTTTTATTCTATTGAGGATTTAACTACTATTGTTAGTCGTAGTGCGAATTGTCTCAATTTGAATTTATCCCCAGAAGCTTCTTATGAAATTGCTCGTCGTTCGAGAGGAACGCCTCGTATTGCTAATCGTTTACTCCGTCGAGTAAGGGATTTTGCCGATGTACGTAATGGTGGAGCAATTACCTTAGATATCGCAACGCAAGCAATGGCGATGTTAGATGTTGATCCAGAAGGTTTTGATTTTATGGATAGAAAATTACTTTCTGCGGTGATTGAGCGATTTGATGGCGGACCTGTAGGACTTGATAATCTTGCGGCTGCAATTGGAGAAGAACGAGATACGATTGAAGACGTACTTGAGCCTTATTTAATCCAACAAGGTTTTTTACAGCGTACACCAAGAGGGCGAGTTGCAACCTCTAGAACTTACAATCATTTTGGGTTAAGTAAAGTCAAGTAA
- the ruvA gene encoding Holliday junction branch migration protein RuvA: MIGRLQGKIIEKSPPEMVIDVQGVGYEVLLPMTSFYDLPQVGEDAVIYTHLVVREDAHLLFGFSQKQDRTLFRELIKTNGVGPKLALAILSAMSVSQFATAVEQEELAKLVKIPGVGKKTAERLLVELKGKFKGMAQSDFFVEQSTEQFVVSHTTTTPSDEARDALIALGYKPTDAEKMIKKVHHSDKTSEQLIREALKNSL, encoded by the coding sequence ATGATTGGTAGATTACAGGGTAAAATTATTGAAAAATCGCCACCAGAAATGGTGATTGATGTACAAGGTGTGGGATATGAAGTCCTTCTACCAATGACAAGTTTTTATGACCTTCCACAAGTGGGTGAAGATGCTGTAATTTATACGCATTTAGTTGTGCGTGAAGATGCACATTTACTCTTTGGATTTTCTCAAAAGCAAGATAGAACATTATTTAGAGAACTCATTAAAACAAATGGTGTTGGTCCTAAATTGGCATTAGCGATTTTATCTGCGATGTCTGTTTCTCAATTTGCTACAGCGGTTGAGCAAGAAGAATTAGCAAAATTAGTGAAAATTCCAGGTGTGGGTAAGAAAACAGCGGAGCGATTACTTGTGGAGCTTAAGGGTAAATTTAAAGGAATGGCTCAAAGTGATTTCTTTGTTGAGCAATCTACCGAACAATTTGTCGTGAGTCATACAACCACAACCCCTTCTGATGAAGCTAGAGATGCTTTAATTGCATTAGGCTATAAGCCAACTGATGCAGAGAAGATGATCAAAAAAGTACACCATTCTGATAAAACCAGTGAACAGCTCATTCGAGAAGCACTGAAGAACTCCCTTTAA
- the potC gene encoding spermidine/putrescine ABC transporter permease PotC gives MKRVFKSLFMFLVYAYLYIPIIILVTNSFNADRYGLSWKGFSFNWYDRLFNNDTLIQAAWHSISIAFFSATLSTIIGAMTAIALYRYRFRGKQMVGGMLFVVMMSPDIVMAVSLLALFMIVGVSLGFWSLLFAHVTFCLPYVVITVSSRLKDFDSKMLEAAKDLGATEVVILRKILLPLLLPAIVSGWLLSFTISLDDVVVSSFVTSASYEVLPLKIFSLVKTGVTPEVNALATLMIIFSLALVILSQIVVRKKN, from the coding sequence ATGAAACGCGTATTTAAAAGCTTATTTATGTTTTTGGTGTACGCGTATTTGTACATCCCAATCATCATTTTGGTCACAAACTCGTTCAATGCAGATAGATATGGCTTGAGCTGGAAAGGGTTCAGTTTCAACTGGTATGATCGCTTATTTAATAATGATACGTTAATTCAAGCTGCTTGGCATTCTATTAGTATTGCATTTTTTTCCGCAACATTATCGACAATCATTGGCGCAATGACTGCCATTGCATTATACCGTTATCGTTTCCGTGGCAAACAAATGGTTGGCGGAATGTTATTCGTTGTTATGATGTCGCCTGATATCGTTATGGCGGTATCATTATTGGCATTGTTTATGATAGTCGGCGTATCATTAGGATTTTGGTCACTATTATTTGCACACGTGACTTTCTGTTTGCCGTATGTTGTTATCACCGTATCTTCACGTTTGAAAGATTTTGACTCTAAAATGCTAGAAGCGGCTAAAGATTTAGGGGCAACAGAAGTGGTGATTTTACGTAAAATCTTATTACCTTTGTTGTTACCTGCGATCGTTTCTGGTTGGTTACTCAGTTTCACGATTTCACTTGATGATGTGGTTGTATCTTCATTTGTCACAAGTGCAAGCTATGAAGTGTTACCACTCAAAATTTTCTCATTGGTGAAAACGGGTGTGACACCAGAGGTCAATGCACTAGCAACCTTGATGATTATCTTCTCATTGGCGTTAGTCATACTCAGTCAAATCGTAGTCAGAAAGAAAAACTAA
- the potB gene encoding spermidine/putrescine ABC transporter permease PotB: MKITSNKFQNITVAVIFGWLIFFVLIPNLLVLITSVMTKDTSDLIEFTFSLDSYKRLIDPLYSQVLWNSLYMSGIATIICLVVGYPFAFMMAKLPEKYRPLLLFLVVLPFWTNSLIRIYGMKIFLGVKGILNESLLWLGVIDSPIRILNTEVAVVIGLVYLLLPFMILPLYSSIEKIDGRLLEAARDLGANAFQRFIRVIIPLTMPGIVAGCLLVLLPAMGMFYVADLLGGAKVLLVGNVIKSEFLVTRNWPFGSAISIALTVLMALMLYVYYRANKLMNKKVELE; the protein is encoded by the coding sequence ATGAAAATCACTAGCAATAAATTTCAAAATATCACAGTTGCGGTTATTTTCGGTTGGTTGATTTTTTTCGTCCTTATTCCGAATTTACTCGTTTTAATTACGAGTGTAATGACCAAAGACACAAGCGATCTGATTGAATTTACTTTTTCATTAGATAGCTATAAACGCTTAATTGACCCACTTTATTCTCAAGTATTGTGGAATTCCTTATATATGTCAGGGATTGCGACAATTATTTGTTTAGTGGTAGGTTATCCGTTTGCTTTCATGATGGCAAAATTACCAGAAAAATATCGACCACTATTATTATTCTTAGTGGTATTGCCTTTCTGGACTAACTCTCTTATCCGTATTTATGGAATGAAAATTTTCTTAGGGGTGAAAGGGATATTAAATGAGTCATTACTTTGGCTTGGTGTGATTGATTCGCCAATTCGTATTTTAAATACGGAAGTTGCGGTCGTTATCGGCTTAGTTTATTTGCTTTTACCATTCATGATCTTACCGCTTTATTCCTCTATTGAAAAAATAGATGGACGTTTACTTGAAGCAGCAAGAGATCTAGGTGCGAATGCGTTTCAGCGTTTTATTCGAGTGATTATTCCTTTAACAATGCCGGGTATTGTGGCAGGTTGTTTATTAGTTTTACTTCCTGCGATGGGTATGTTCTATGTAGCAGATTTACTTGGTGGAGCTAAAGTATTATTAGTCGGTAATGTGATCAAGAGTGAGTTCTTGGTAACACGTAACTGGCCGTTTGGTTCTGCAATCAGTATTGCATTAACTGTACTAATGGCATTGATGTTATATGTTTATTATCGCGCAAATAAACTGATGAATAAGAAAGTGGAGTTAGAATAA
- the potA gene encoding spermidine/putrescine ABC transporter ATP-binding protein PotA, which translates to MEKLDQKPIIELRSITKRYGDKTIIDKLDLTINDGEFLTILGPSGCGKTTALRLIAGFEDLTEGSVILDGQDVSNVPAEQRPVNTVFQSYALFPHMTIFENVAFGLRMQKIPEADIKPRVIEALKMVRLEDMANRKPAQLSGGQQQRIAIARAVVNKPKVLLLDESLSALDYKLRKEMQNELKALQRQLGITFIFVTHDQEEALTMSDRIIVMNKGNIEQDGTPREIYEDPKNLFVARFIGEINVFEATVIERVTEKTVKANVEGRICEIHTDIPVHPHQKLNVLLRPEDIVIEELDENEASKAIIGHIMDRNYKGMTLESSVKLDHNGMSVLVSEFFNEDDPNIDHSIGQKVALTWYEGWEVVINDENH; encoded by the coding sequence ATGGAAAAATTAGATCAAAAACCAATTATTGAGCTTCGTTCTATTACGAAACGTTATGGTGATAAGACAATTATTGATAAGTTAGATCTTACAATCAATGATGGTGAGTTTTTAACAATTTTAGGTCCATCAGGTTGTGGTAAGACTACAGCGCTACGTTTAATTGCAGGTTTTGAAGACTTAACGGAAGGCTCTGTCATTTTAGATGGGCAAGATGTGTCAAATGTGCCTGCAGAGCAACGTCCTGTAAATACCGTTTTCCAAAGTTATGCACTTTTCCCACATATGACAATTTTTGAAAATGTTGCGTTTGGATTGAGAATGCAAAAAATACCTGAGGCAGATATAAAGCCTCGAGTAATCGAAGCGTTAAAAATGGTTCGCTTAGAAGATATGGCGAATCGTAAACCAGCCCAATTATCGGGCGGTCAGCAACAACGTATTGCGATTGCACGTGCTGTAGTGAATAAACCAAAAGTATTGCTATTAGACGAATCTCTTTCGGCGTTAGATTATAAATTACGTAAAGAGATGCAAAATGAATTAAAAGCATTACAACGTCAATTAGGTATTACCTTTATTTTCGTTACCCACGATCAAGAAGAGGCTTTAACAATGTCGGATCGTATTATCGTGATGAACAAAGGTAATATTGAACAAGATGGTACACCACGTGAAATCTATGAAGATCCGAAGAACTTATTTGTAGCACGTTTCATTGGTGAAATTAACGTATTTGAAGCTACCGTCATTGAAAGAGTAACAGAAAAAACAGTTAAAGCGAATGTGGAAGGACGTATTTGTGAGATTCATACTGATATTCCTGTCCATCCGCACCAGAAACTCAATGTTTTACTGCGTCCAGAAGATATTGTGATTGAAGAACTAGATGAGAATGAAGCATCTAAAGCAATTATTGGACATATTATGGATCGTAATTACAAAGGAATGACATTAGAATCAAGTGTCAAACTTGATCACAATGGAATGAGTGTATTAGTTAGTGAATTCTTTAATGAAGATGATCCGAATATTGATCACTCAATTGGTCAGAAAGTTGCACTAACTTGGTATGAAGGTTGGGAGGTTGTAATCAACGATGAAAATCACTAG
- a CDS encoding pyrimidine dimer DNA glycosylase/endonuclease V — protein MTRINVVPVTELCDQHLLAEHRELTRIPNAVAKGKYNLNGQPLDYKLGEGHVRFFFNKLTFLKRRYDALHEECKKRGFNVQYIWPTELPTDPALWLDYQVTEQAIKLNRERIQLRMPQKARFTPYQS, from the coding sequence ATGACTAGAATTAACGTCGTACCAGTCACAGAATTGTGTGACCAACATTTGTTAGCAGAGCATAGAGAACTCACTCGGATTCCTAATGCTGTTGCTAAAGGTAAATACAATTTAAATGGACAACCTCTCGATTATAAATTAGGAGAAGGGCATGTTCGTTTTTTCTTTAATAAACTCACTTTTTTAAAACGTCGGTATGATGCTTTACACGAGGAATGTAAGAAAAGAGGGTTTAATGTGCAGTATATTTGGCCAACCGAATTACCAACAGATCCAGCTTTGTGGCTAGACTATCAAGTTACAGAGCAAGCAATTAAGTTAAATCGTGAAAGAATTCAATTGAGAATGCCTCAAAAAGCAAGATTTACTCCTTATCAATCATAA
- the rnt gene encoding ribonuclease T, which yields MTEKIENQPINYNLIKHRFRGYLPVVIDVETAGLNAKTDALLEIAAITLSMDENGYIQLDQKYHSHIQPFEGANINPESLKVNGIDIDDPERGAIAENIAITDMFKMIRKAVKDAGCQRAVIVAHNATFDQAFLQEAVKRINAKRDPFHPFALFDTATLGGFMYGQTVLVKACQMAGIAFDGKQAHSALYDTERTAELFCTMVNKLKDLGGFPPLSSSPNMETKEV from the coding sequence ATGACAGAAAAAATAGAAAACCAACCAATAAATTACAACTTAATTAAACATCGCTTTCGTGGTTACTTACCTGTAGTGATTGACGTTGAAACTGCTGGATTAAACGCTAAAACTGACGCCTTATTAGAAATCGCGGCAATTACACTTTCAATGGACGAAAATGGCTATATTCAATTAGATCAAAAATACCATAGCCATATTCAACCTTTTGAGGGAGCAAATATTAATCCCGAATCATTGAAAGTAAATGGAATCGATATTGATGATCCTGAGCGTGGTGCTATTGCTGAAAATATTGCGATTACTGATATGTTTAAAATGATTCGCAAAGCAGTTAAAGATGCAGGTTGCCAACGGGCAGTGATCGTGGCACATAACGCTACGTTTGATCAGGCATTTCTACAAGAAGCAGTGAAGAGAATTAACGCTAAGCGAGATCCATTTCATCCTTTTGCCTTATTTGATACAGCAACCTTAGGTGGCTTTATGTATGGGCAAACGGTGCTAGTAAAAGCTTGTCAAATGGCTGGTATTGCGTTTGATGGCAAACAAGCCCACTCGGCATTGTATGATACAGAACGCACCGCAGAATTATTTTGTACAATGGTCAATAAATTAAAAGATCTTGGCGGTTTCCCTCCGTTATCTTCCTCTCCCAATATGGAAACGAAAGAAGTTTAA
- the gloA gene encoding lactoylglutathione lyase, giving the protein MRILHTMLRVGNLERSIKFYTEVLGMRLLRTSENEQYKYSLAFLGYADESESAVIELTYNWGVDSYDLGTAYGHIALGVDDIYATVEAVRKAGGNITREAGPVKGGTTLIAFVEDPDGYKIEFIENKDALKALG; this is encoded by the coding sequence ATGAGAATTTTACATACTATGTTACGAGTGGGTAATTTGGAACGCTCTATCAAGTTCTATACAGAAGTGTTAGGAATGCGTTTACTTCGTACTAGCGAAAATGAACAGTATAAATATTCGTTAGCTTTTTTAGGGTACGCTGATGAGAGTGAAAGTGCGGTTATTGAACTTACTTATAACTGGGGAGTGGATAGCTATGATTTAGGGACAGCTTATGGACACATAGCTCTAGGTGTAGACGATATTTATGCAACTGTTGAAGCTGTACGTAAAGCTGGTGGGAATATTACGCGTGAAGCAGGTCCAGTAAAAGGTGGTACGACTTTAATTGCTTTTGTGGAGGATCCTGATGGTTATAAAATTGAATTTATCGAAAATAAAGATGCACTAAAAGCATTAGGATAA